The following proteins come from a genomic window of Miscanthus floridulus cultivar M001 chromosome 2, ASM1932011v1, whole genome shotgun sequence:
- the LOC136540433 gene encoding probable N-acetyltransferase HLS1: MMRDEEAEGGRRAVVIREYNPKTDRDGTDAVDRECEVGPGGGMSLHADLLGDPVARIRHSPHYLMLVAETSGPDGRIVGLVRGTVKSVASGKSRPGAPAFAKVGYILGLRVAPSHRRMGIALQLVQQLEQWFELMGAEYAYMATDKSNEASLRLFTGRCGYSKFRTPSLLVHPVHSHSLKPPRRATVVRLGARDAERLYRSRFAHVEFFPADIGDVLDNTLSHGTFLAIVGDEEGGYEWSGVDRFLASPPASWAVASAWDCGGVFRLEVRGASRLRRGAAAVTRALDRVAKWLRVPSVPDLFRPFAGWFVYGLAGSGRDAAVAAEAVFASIVNMARGRAAAVAVEVAAMDPLRGRIPHWRRLSCTEDLWCMKRLGVAAAGGGGGGHADAWDWARSAPGRSIFVDPREV; encoded by the exons ATGATGAGAGACGAGGAGGCCGAGGGGGGACGACGGGCGGTGGTGATCCGCGAGTACAATCCCAAGACGGACCGCGACGGCACGGACGCCGTTGACCGGGAGTGCGAGGTCGGCCCGGGCGGCGGGATGTCGCTGCACGCCGACTTGCTCGGCGACCCCGTCGCGCGCATCCGCCACTCGCCGCACTACCTCATGCTG GTAGCTGAGACGTCCGGGCCAGACGGCCGCATCGTCGGCCTCGTCCGGGGAACCGTCAAGTCCGTCGCCTCCGGCAAGAGCCGCCCTGGCGCACCCGCCTTCGCCAAAGTCGGCTACATTCTTGGCCTCCGCGTCGCGCCTTCCCACAG GCGGATGGGCATCGCGCTGCAGCTGGTGCAGCAACTGGAGCAGTGGTTCGAGCTCATGGGCGCCGAGTACGCGTACATGGCCACCGACAAGTCCAACGAGGCGTCGCTGCGCCTCTTCACCGGCCGCTGCGGCTACTCCAAGTTCCGGACGCCGTCTCTGCTGGTGCACCCGGTGCACTCGCACAGCCTCAagccgccgcgccgcgccacgGTCGTCCGCCTCGGCGCCCGCGACGCCGAGCGGCTCTACCGCAGCCGGTTCGCGCACGTCGAGTTCTTCCCCGCGGACATCGGCGACGTCCTGGACAACACGCTCTCCCACGGGACGTTCCTGGCGATCGTCGGCGACGAAGAAGGCGGCTACGAGTGGAGCGGCGTCGACCGCTTCCTGGCGTCCCCGCCGGCGTCGTGGGCCGTGGCGAGCGCGTGGGACTGCGGCGGCGTGTTCCGTCTCGAGGTGCGCGGCGCGTCGCGCCTCCGCCGCGGCGCCGCGGCCGTCACCCGCGCGCTGGACCGCGTCGCCAAGTGGCTGCGCGTGCCGTCCGTGCCGGACTTGTTCCGCCCGTTTGCCGGGTGGTTCGTCTACGGCCTTGCCGGGAGCGGCCGCGACGCCGCGGTGGCCGCGGAGGCCGTGTTCGCGTCCATCGTCAACATGGCGCGCGGCAGGGCGGCGGCCGtggcggtggaggtggcggcCATGGACCCGCTCCGCGGCCGCATCCCGCACTGGCGCCGCCTGTCGTGCACCGAGGACCTGTGGTGCATGAAGCGGCTCGGCGTTGCTGctgctggtggcggcggcggcggccacgcggACGCCTGGGACTGGGCCAGGTCGGCTCCTGGCCGCTCCATCTTTGTGGACCCCAGGGAGGTGTGA